GGATGGGTAAGGCGTCTTAGAGACTTGGGTGGCGTAGTCTTTATTGAGTTGCGAGATATGTATGGAAGTGTTCAGATAATAGTTGAACCTGATAGGAAGGAATTAATAGAAAAAGCAAAAAATATTGGGCTGTATTATGTTATAAAAGTTCAGGGTGTTGTGAGAAAAAGACCGGATGAGATGGTTAATCCTTCAATGCCCACTGGGAGCATCGAAGTTGAAGCTCAAAATATAGAGGTGCTAAATACTACTCCGCCCCTACCATTCCTGCCAGAAGACGATATTAAAGTACAGGAAGAAACAAGGTTACTTTGGAGATTCCTTGATCTACGGAGACCGTTAATGCAGAAAAATCTGATTTTCAGGCATCAAATGCTTCAACTTGTTAGGAATTATCTTTCCAGCAAGGGATTTATTGAAATAGAAACACCTTTTTTGACAAAAAGTACTCCAGAAGGTGCCAGAGATTTTATTGTGCCCTCCAGAAATTTCCCAGGGAAGTTTTATGCTTTACCGCAATCTCCTCAAATGTACAAGCAGATTCTCATGTCTGCAGGTTTTGATAGATATTTCCAGATCGTCAGGTGTTTCAGAGACGAAGATTTGCGACAGGATAGACAGCCTGAATTCACTCAAATTGACCTTGAAATGAGTTTCCCGGATATTGAAGACATTTTTTCTCTTGTGGAAGGCATGTTTAAGGAAATATTTAAGCAACTTCTTAATTATGATTTGCCAACTCCTTTTGAAAGAATAACTTATCATGAGGCGATGACCCGTTTTGGCAGCGATAAACCGGACTTAAGAATAAGAGAAGAGATTAGGGATTTTACCGAGATTTTTAAGGATAGCTCCAGTGAGATTTTGAGTTCTATTATGAGGGAAGGTGGAAAAGTTTTGGCAATTAGGGCTCAAAGAGATTTTAGTAGAAAAGAAATCGAAGAGATCAGAGAGGAAATTATTCGTGAAGGTGCGAAAGGGTTATTATACTTTAAAGCCGAAAACGGGCAGTATTCTGGCCAGCTTGCTAAATTCATACCCCACGGTATTGAGCTGGAAAACGGTTTTTATTTTGTAATTGCTGGTCAAGATAACTATAAGACTTACAGCTATTTAGGAAAATTAAGAAATATAGTTTTAAAGCCAGAGGAAGAAGGTTTTAAGTTTCTGTGGGTATATGATTTTCCGCTCTTTGAATGGAATGAAGAAGAACAAAGGATTGAACCATGTCATCACATGTTTACCCAGCCTAAGGAAGAGCAAATTTCACTTCTCAATACAGACCCTCTTAAGGTTATAGGTAAACAATACGACCTCGTGTTAAACGGCGTTGAAATAGCATCTGGCTCAATCAGGAATCACAATGTGGATTTGCAAAGGAAGATTATGAAAATAATAGGTTTAAGCGATGAAAGAATTGAGAAAAACTTTGGTTTTCTACTGAAAGCCCTGGAGTATGGGGCTCCTCCCCATGGTGGGATCGCCCTGGGATTTGATAGAATAGTAGCTATGCTTCTCGGCATGGAAAGTATTAGGGATTGTATAGCGTTTCCAAAAACCACAAGTGCTCAAGCACTTTTCGAAAATGCCCCCAGCGAAGTGGACCAAAAGCAGCTTGATGAATTACATATAAAAGTTGACGAATAATTGAGTTTTCTTTTATCCTCTTGGGTGGTAAGTTTTGTGAATCTTCTTGAGGTAGTCTTTGTCAAGATGAGTATATATCTGGGTTGTCATAAGCGAGGAGTGTCCGAGGAAGACCTGGAGAGTTCTTAAATCACAACCGTTTTTCAGCATATGAGTTGCAAAGGTGTGTCGTAAAATGTGTGGATAGATTCTTTTGTTTATCCCCGCCTTTAATGCATATTCTTGTAATATTTTCCACACCGATACCCTTGAAATAGGTCCACCCCTTAGATTTAGAAATACCTTATCTTCTCCCCTCTTCCGTACAAGCCTCGGCCTGACTTCATACAAATACATGGTCAAGTATTTTTCAGTATAATCGTTAAAGGGTACTATTCTTTCTTTGTTCCCTTTTCCTATAACCTTAAGGATTTTTTCGTCAAGTAAGACGTTCTGTACTTTTAAATTTGTTAATTCTGAAACTCTAATCCCTGTTGCATAAAGAAGTTCTAACATAGATTTATCTCTCAAACCTTTGGGTGTAGTTGTGTCTGGAGCATCAAGAAGACGTATCACTTCATCGATAGTTAAAAATTCTGGAAGTTTGATTTCTTTTTTAGGTATCTGAATATCTAAAGAGATGCTTAGTTTTGCTTTTTCTTCGATTTCTAAAAAACTGCAGAAAGATTTTAGAGCTGAAAAAGTTCTTGAACGTGTATTTTGAGAATATTTCTGGACAGATAGATATTCTGCAAAGCTGTCAATATCTTCCAGTGTTATTTCATTGATTTCAACGTCGCCTCTAAATTCCAAGAACTTTTCAAGGTCTCGCCTGTAAGACTCAGCGGTGTTTAACGAAAGACCTCTTTCTTCAAGTATATATGCTAAAAAGCTGCTGATTGCATCACTTAATTTCATTTTGGAGTAGTTTACTGCAGATATTAAAGCGCGAGCAATTTACTCTGATTTGCCTCTGCTTTTCACCTACTATATTTATTGAAAAGGTTATTAAATTTTCCGATGTTAAGAAATCCCTAATTATTTCGGGCCATTCGATGAACCTTATCGAATCGGGTTCAGAAAGGAGGTCGAGTATTCCTCTGATTTCGATTTCCTCAAAGTCTTTGATTCGGAAAAGATCTATGTGATGAACAGTATAGTAAGGCGTTTTAAAAGAGTTTACCACTGTGAAGGACGGACTTCTTACCACATTGTGCCCAAAGTAAGATAAAAAACCTCTTACAAGCTCTGTTTTACCTGCTCCCAATTCCCCTATGAGTAATACATCAAAAGGTGGCGTGAGGAACTTTGCTAATCTTACACCAAATTCTCTTGTTTCCTCTGGCGAGTTTGTGACAATATTGAATTCAGTCATAGAATTCCAAAAGTTCTGGCATTATTTTCTTAATGTATTCTTTAATTACTTTCTTAACTTCTTTTGAGCTTGGAAGTTTTATGGCGTTTGAAGCTATATTTTCTGCTTCCTGAAGATTTATTCTTCTTATAAGTGATTTTACTTCAGGGATACGAGAAGGTGGGCATGACAGTTCATCTACCCCAAGGCCTACAAGGACGACAACTCCATAAGGGTCAGAGGCTATCTCTCCACAAGATGCAACTAAGATATTTTTTTCACGGCATACCTCTGTTGCTATTTTAATTAACTTTAAAACAGCGGGATTTAAGTGGTCAAAAATTTTTGAAACCCTTTGATTTTTTCTGTCCACGGCCAACGTATACTGGGTAAGATCATTTGTTCCAATACTTATGAAATCAACAATTTCTGCTATGTGTTCCAGAAGAAGCACTGCAGAGGGAATTTCTACCATAATACCGAAGCGCGGTTGATTAACTTTTTGATATTCCCTCTCTGACACTTTTTTCGCCTGTATGAATATCTTTTTAGCTTCTACTACCTCTTCGACTGTTGCAACCATGGGTAGCATAAATCTGATGTTACTAAGCTCGTTGGCTCTAATTACCGCGCGTATTTGCTTTTCAAATAGTGTAGGTTCGTCGAGAAGTAATCTTATGCCTCTGAGGCCTAAGAAGGGATTATCCTCCTGATAATCGCTATACAACTTATCTCCACCTATATCAAAAGCCCTTATTGTAACTGAGTTGGGGTAAACATTTCTTGCGATCTCAAGATAAATTTTATATTGTGCTTCTTCATTGTCTCCATATTCCCTGAAAATCATCTCTGTTCTAAATAGTCCGATCCCATACTTTCCGATTTTCAATAATTCTTGTACCTCTTCAGGAACATCAATATTCGCAAAAAGTCCTATTTCTTTGCCATCCGTTGTAATTGCTGGAAGTTCTCGTTCACTTACAAGCTCAGATTCATATTTTTCATAGTCTCTTTTTATTAGGTTATACCTTTCAAGGGTAGAATCCATTGGGTTAATTATAACAACTCCTTTGCCACCGTCCAGTATAACAACGTCATTATCTTCAAGGAGTTTTGTAATTTTCTCAATACCAAATACTGCCGGGATTTTAAAATTTCTCAGAATAATTGCAGAGTGTTCGGTACGACCGCCCTTCTCTGTAATTACCCCTTTTACATTGCTTCTGATAATCCTTAGTGCTTCATCTATTGAAAGACTCTCAATTATTATAATTCCATCAAAATTAAAATCTGCAATAGTGTAACTTTTGTTAATTACCGATATCAAATCCGATGCTAATCTTTCTAATTCATTTGCTCTTTCTGCGAAATAAACTGACCCCTGTTTTAGTAGAGCTTCTTTTCTGGAGTTCAGAACATGTTGAATCGCACTCTCTACATTTTTTCTTTTGTTTCGTATAAAGGTTATGATGTCCCTTTGCATTTCTTGGTCGCTAAGTATAGTAATCTGGACATCGATAAGTACTTTCAANNNNNNNNNNTCCTGTGTTTCTTTCTTAAGATCCAGGAGAATTCTTTTTAATTCTTCAACACCGGTAAGAAATTTCTGAATTTCTTCTTCTATTTCTCCCTCACTTTTGAGGATTTTTTCCTTAATTTTTATTTTTTCTTTCCTTATTACCCTTACTGGTCCTATCAAGATACCAGGGGATATAGGTATACCTTTGAGTTTTAATTCCTGACTACTCTTCACCGAATCCTTCCTCAACGATCTTAGACAACGCTTTTATAGCCTCTTCTTCATCTGTCCCTTCGCATCTTATGGTTATTTCTGAGCCCTGAGGCGCCACAAGCATCATAAGTCCTAATACACTTTTTCCGTTAGCTTCAACATCGTCCTTGGTTACATACACATCACATTCGAATTGATTAGCGGTTTGTGCAAAGAGCATGGCTGGTCTTGCATGTATTCCTAATTTGTTTCTAATTTTGAGCTTTGCTTCTTTCATACGAAATTTATTTTGTAATCAAGAATTTCCGCAACGGCCTCAGATTCAATGAAATATACTACTCTATTAAGAAGTTGATTAGCATCTTTTCCATTGTTTGATATGCAGGCAATACCTAACTGTGCTCTCCTCCACACATCATGGTCATCAATTTCTGAGATAGAAACATTGAAATTATTGCGAACTCGGTCTTTCAAACGTTTAAGAATACTTCTCTTTTCTTTAAGTGAGTTGCATGTAGGTAAATAAAGATCCACGACCAGAATTCCTACTAACATTTTTAGAACTCAAAAATTTGCTCCACCGTGTAACATTCGATGATATCACCCTCTTTAATTTTATCAAAACCTTCAATCTTGATTCCGCATTCAAAACCGCTTTGAACCTCTTTAACATCCTCCTGAAATCTTTTAAGGCTCGCAATTTTTCCATCGTATATAACTTCTCCATCTCTCAGTACCCTGACTTTTGCGTTTCTCTGAATGATCCCGTCTATCACGTAGCACCCTGCAACGACCCCAATCTTAGCAATTCTAAATAATCTTCGCACCTCTGCCTTGCCCATTACAACCTCTTTTGTGACAGGTTCAATCAACCCTTTGAGCATTTTTTCCACATCTTCAAGCAGTTCATAAATTAATCGAGTTGTCTTTATCGTGACACCGAGTTCTTTTGCTTTTTGTTTTGCTCTCGGGTCAGTCGTTGTATTAAACCCAATTACTACACCCTGTGCAGTGTGAGCAAGTTCAACATCATTTTCTGTTACAGCACCTACCCCAGCAAAAATTATTTCTGGTTTGACGTCCTTCACAGACATTTTTGACAAGCTATCTTGTATGGCTTCAACGGAACCGTAACAATCCGCTTTTATAACCAATGGTAATTCCTTCAGCTCGCCTGCTCTAATTCTTTCCTGGATTGATTTTAAGATGAGAGTATATTCTCCTCTTTGTATTTGTTCTTTCTTAAGTTTTTTCCTCTCCTCGGCTATTCTTTTAGCTTCGTCGTCACTGGATACAACCTCAAAGATATCACCTGCTTGTGGTAATTCTTCGAAGCCCTGTACTTGAACGGGAACTGATGGACCTGCTTCTTCCACCTTTTCACCCCATTCGTTGAAGAGCGACCTAACTCTTCCGTAAGTTAAACCAGCTACAAAAAAGTCTCTAATCTTCAAAGTTCCTTTTTGCACAAGTACCGTAGCTAAGGGACCTTTTCCCTTATCTACAAGTGACTCAATGATAACCCCTCTCGCTGGACCTTTTGAAGTAGACCTTAGTTTTAATTCTTCGGCTTTTAAAAGGATACCAAGCAGAAGTTCATCTACATTCTTACCGGTTTTTGCAGATATCTCAACCATCAAAGTATCGCCACCCCATTCTTCCGGTATTAGGCCAAACTGGGTTAGTTCCCTTCTAACTCTTTCAGGATCTGCGTTAGGCAGGTCGATTTTATTGATAGCAACTATTATCGGTACTCTTGCACTTCGTGCATGGTTAATAGCTTCAATCGTCTGTTCTTTGACCCCCTCCACGGCCGAAACAACAAGTATTACGATGTCCGTAACTTGGGCACCTCTTGCCCTCATTGCCGAAAAGGCTTCATGTCCGGGTGTATCCAAAAACGTTATCCTTTTACCTTGGTATTCGATTTGATATGCTCCAATGTGCTGTGTAATCTTCCCAACTTCTTTATCTGCGACGTTTGTATGTCTTATGTAGTCAAGGAGTGTTGTTTTCCCGTGGTCGACGTGACCCATTACTGCAACAACCGGAGGCCTCTCCTCGGTAAGCTCTTCCTCTGAAATCTCTTCGACACTTTTATGTTCGTGAAATTCCACTTGGTATCCATATTCGTCAGCAATTATGTGTATTGTGTCCTCGTCCAGTGTGTGATTAATTGTCACCATCATGCCCATAGTAAAAAGTTTTTGAATAATCTCTGCAGGGGGAACTCCAAGCATTTTTGCCAGCTCTCCCACGGTAATAGATTTACTGTAAAGAACGAGTTTTTTGGGAGCTTGTTCTTTTAGTTCTTCAAGAGTTTCAGAGGGTTTTTTCTTGGGTTTTTCGTGCCTCTTCGTCATCTTTGCCATGGTTTCTTTAATCTTTTCTTCTGGTTTAATCTGAGATCGGGTATTTTGAGTGTACTTTTTCCTTGAGGGTTGTGGCTTTTGTTCTTCTTCCCCCCAAATTTGTTTTTTTCTCTCGAGTTCCTTTTGAGCTTCTTCTTTTTCCCTTTGGAGGTATTCTCTTACTGCATTTTCCATTTCTGGAGTTAGAAAATCGCGGGGTGAACTGACATTAAAATTCATTTCATTAAGAATTGAAATGATTGTCTTTGCTGATAAATCCAGCTCTTTTGCTAAATCACCAACTTTTTTAGGATCCTTATTCTCCATCTTTCTCCTTTTCTGCTATTTTTGTTTCAAGGATTTCCAGTAATTTTATAGCTTGATCTTCCCTGAAGCCGAGCCTCTTTAGTTCTGAGAGGGTTGGTAATGACTTTAAATCCTTGAAGTAATAGAGCCCTGCTTCTCTAAGAGTTGAAATGACACTGGAGGGGACCTCATCAACAAGCTCAAGGATGGTAACGCCTTTTTTGGGTTTGACTTTATCAAACTCTTTCAAAGGATAAACCAGGACTTCTTTACCTACCAGCTTTGATGCAAGAATTGCATTTATGGCATCTTCTCCTTTTGCCACAGGTAATTCCGAATCGGGAACTATGGCTATGTATTTATCATCTTCGTCAAAAACGCACAGTATTTCTTTTGCAGGAGAGAGAGCATTGGCGACATGTTTATAAGGGTTTTCACTGTATCTTATTATATCAATTTTTTCACCACCCAGTTCTTCGCTGATGGATTTTATGATTTGTCCTTTAATTCCAATAATTGAACCTATATCAATGTTTTCGGGTTTTTTGGGCTTTACGGATACCTTGGCCCTTCTTCCTGGTATACGTGCTATTTGCTTTATCTCAATAAGGCCGGTAGCTATGTCTGGTATTTCATCTTCCAATAATTTCCTTAAAAAGTTTGGATGAGTTCTGGATAGTATAATAGGTGAGGTGTATCTCTTTTTATCTTTTTTCTCTTTCCAATCCTGTACTTCTAAAATTACTGCTTTTACTCTCTTTACATTTCGGAGATTCATTGCTTTGTCGCCTGGAAGAAGTTCAGTGAAAGGTAGCGATGCCTCCACATTTCCAAGACTAACTACAATTTCATCTCTTTCAATTCTGAGCACGTTGCCTTCAACTTTCTCCCCAATTTTCTTCGACAGGATTTCATATTCCTTTCTTTTTGTTTCCTCGGTGAGTTTCCTCAAAAAGGTTTCTGAGATAAGGTTAATGTATCGCTTACCAATTGTTTTAAAGTCTTCCTCTACTTCGATTTTCTGTCCAGGTTTAACATCGGGATTTATTTGCTTTGCTTCTTCGAGGCTAATTTCTGTAGAGGGGTCTGATACCTTTTCTTTCACAGTTTTTTCTATCGAGATTGAAAAACCTTCTCTCGGTTCGTAGTTTACTTTGAAAACAAAATTAGGTCCCTTTTTCTTTTTCAGAACTTCGGTAACAGCTTCCTTGAACTTATCTATAACAAACTCCTTTGGCAACTTTCTGCTTGATGCAATTTGAAGAATCAATTGTTCTATGTTCTCTTTTCCCTGCATCTTACACCTCGTCAAGTTTAATTTTTTTAACCTCTTTTCTCGAAATTTTTAATTCTGGCTCGATGAAAATTGCTTCCGAGTCAAAATCTTTCAAAATACCTTTATATTCGCGACTTTCAGTATAAACGATTACTTTTTTTCCTTTACCCCAATTGAGTTCTCTGTCTGTTTTCAAAATTCTGTCAAGTCCAGGACTTGTAACCTCTAAAATGTATGGGCCCTGTATAAAATCTTCGGCATCAAGGATAAGAGAAATTTCGTTGGAAATTTTCTCACAGTCATCCAGGGTTATTCCACCTGGTTTATCCAAGGCTATTTCAAGCTTTTTTCTTCCACCTACACCTTTTAATGAGACATCAACAAGGATGAAATCGGTATTTTTTATCAATTTTTCTACTATGCTTATTACCTTCTCCTCTATTTTCTTTGTGCCTTCGTCTTTCATAACCCTTTATCCCCCACCACACTTTCCAAGCTCTCTATTAAGGTCTCTAATTTAATGTTATATTTAGAGGCGTCTTTTCTAAGCTGTATTTCAACCTCTCCTCTTTTCAGGTTATTTTCGCTTATAACAATATTGATTGGTATTCCAATCAATTCTGCGTCTTTGAATTTTACCCCTGCAGAGACATTTCTGTCATCCCATAAAGTCTCAAAGTTAGCCGATATTAGTTCTGAATAAATTTTTTCTGTAGTTTCTGCAGTTTTATTAGAATTTATCTCAACTATATTAACATGATAAGGCGCAATTGAGTATGGCCATATTATACCCTTTTCATCATGGTAAAGCTCCACAGCAGCAGCCATTATTCTTCCGACACCTATGCCATAACTTCCCATTACTATTGGTTTGAGTGTTCCATCGGTATCAGCGTATTTAACGTCCAAACTATCGGAGTACCTGGTGCCTAACTGGAATATATGGCCAACTTCAAGAGCATTTTTGACCTTTAATGGCGCGCCACATTTTTCGCAGAAGTCTCCGTCCCTAACAATTCTCACATCTGCGAACTCCTCGATCTTCAAGTCTGAGAGTTTAACACCGACCATGTGGTGGTCACTTGTGTTTGCACCAACCACAAAGTTGTCAATGAATTTGATGCTTTCATCTGCTATTATTTTATCTACTTCAATTCCAATAGGACCTACAAATCCCACCTCCACACCGAATTTTTGGGCAACGTATTCGGGAGAAGCCAGTACATAGTCATCTCCAATTATTTGTCTCAATTTATTTTCATTAATTTCATAGTCTCCCCTGATTAAAACAAGGATAGTTTTCCCTTCTGA
This genomic window from bacterium contains:
- the aspS gene encoding aspartate--tRNA ligase, with amino-acid sequence MLRTHTCGELNLSHCGKEVTLAGWVRRLRDLGGVVFIELRDMYGSVQIIVEPDRKELIEKAKNIGLYYVIKVQGVVRKRPDEMVNPSMPTGSIEVEAQNIEVLNTTPPLPFLPEDDIKVQEETRLLWRFLDLRRPLMQKNLIFRHQMLQLVRNYLSSKGFIEIETPFLTKSTPEGARDFIVPSRNFPGKFYALPQSPQMYKQILMSAGFDRYFQIVRCFRDEDLRQDRQPEFTQIDLEMSFPDIEDIFSLVEGMFKEIFKQLLNYDLPTPFERITYHEAMTRFGSDKPDLRIREEIRDFTEIFKDSSSEILSSIMREGGKVLAIRAQRDFSRKEIEEIREEIIREGAKGLLYFKAENGQYSGQLAKFIPHGIELENGFYFVIAGQDNYKTYSYLGKLRNIVLKPEEEGFKFLWVYDFPLFEWNEEEQRIEPCHHMFTQPKEEQISLLNTDPLKVIGKQYDLVLNGVEIASGSIRNHNVDLQRKIMKIIGLSDERIEKNFGFLLKALEYGAPPHGGIALGFDRIVAMLLGMESIRDCIAFPKTTSAQALFENAPSEVDQKQLDELHIKVDE
- a CDS encoding DUF503 domain-containing protein, with product MLVGILVVDLYLPTCNSLKEKRSILKRLKDRVRNNFNVSISEIDDHDVWRRAQLGIACISNNGKDANQLLNRVVYFIESEAVAEILDYKINFV
- the rimP gene encoding ribosome maturation factor RimP; the encoded protein is MKDEGTKKIEEKVISIVEKLIKNTDFILVDVSLKGVGGRKKLEIALDKPGGITLDDCEKISNEISLILDAEDFIQGPYILEVTSPGLDRILKTDRELNWGKGKKVIVYTESREYKGILKDFDSEAIFIEPELKISRKEVKKIKLDEV
- the ptsP gene encoding phosphoenolpyruvate--protein phosphotransferase, which gives rise to LKVLIDVQITILSDQEMQRDIITFIRNKRKNVESAIQHVLNSRKEALLKQGSVYFAERANELERLASDLISVINKSYTIADFNFDGIIIIESLSIDEALRIIRSNVKGVITEKGGRTEHSAIILRNFKIPAVFGIEKITKLLEDNDVVILDGGKGVVIINPMDSTLERYNLIKRDYEKYESELVSERELPAITTDGKEIGLFANIDVPEEVQELLKIGKYGIGLFRTEMIFREYGDNEEAQYKIYLEIARNVYPNSVTIRAFDIGGDKLYSDYQEDNPFLGLRGIRLLLDEPTLFEKQIRAVIRANELSNIRFMLPMVATVEEVVEAKKIFIQAKKVSEREYQKVNQPRFGIMVEIPSAVLLLEHIAEIVDFISIGTNDLTQYTLAVDRKNQRVSKIFDHLNPAVLKLIKIATEVCREKNILVASCGEIASDPYGVVVLVGLGVDELSCPPSRIPEVKSLIRRINLQEAENIASNAIKLPSSKEVKKVIKEYIKKIMPELLEFYD
- the xerD gene encoding site-specific tyrosine recombinase XerD produces the protein MKLSDAISSFLAYILEERGLSLNTAESYRRDLEKFLEFRGDVEINEITLEDIDSFAEYLSVQKYSQNTRSRTFSALKSFCSFLEIEEKAKLSISLDIQIPKKEIKLPEFLTIDEVIRLLDAPDTTTPKGLRDKSMLELLYATGIRVSELTNLKVQNVLLDEKILKVIGKGNKERIVPFNDYTEKYLTMYLYEVRPRLVRKRGEDKVFLNLRGGPISRVSVWKILQEYALKAGINKRIYPHILRHTFATHMLKNGCDLRTLQVFLGHSSLMTTQIYTHLDKDYLKKIHKTYHPRG
- a CDS encoding phosphoenolpyruvate-utilizing N-terminal domain-containing protein is translated as MKSSQELKLKGIPISPGILIGPVRVIRKEKIKIKEKILKSEGEIEEEIQKFLTGVEELKRILLDLKKETQ
- the infB gene encoding translation initiation factor IF-2, whose product is MENKDPKKVGDLAKELDLSAKTIISILNEMNFNVSSPRDFLTPEMENAVREYLQREKEEAQKELERKKQIWGEEEQKPQPSRKKYTQNTRSQIKPEEKIKETMAKMTKRHEKPKKKPSETLEELKEQAPKKLVLYSKSITVGELAKMLGVPPAEIIQKLFTMGMMVTINHTLDEDTIHIIADEYGYQVEFHEHKSVEEISEEELTEERPPVVAVMGHVDHGKTTLLDYIRHTNVADKEVGKITQHIGAYQIEYQGKRITFLDTPGHEAFSAMRARGAQVTDIVILVVSAVEGVKEQTIEAINHARSARVPIIVAINKIDLPNADPERVRRELTQFGLIPEEWGGDTLMVEISAKTGKNVDELLLGILLKAEELKLRSTSKGPARGVIIESLVDKGKGPLATVLVQKGTLKIRDFFVAGLTYGRVRSLFNEWGEKVEEAGPSVPVQVQGFEELPQAGDIFEVVSSDDEAKRIAEERKKLKKEQIQRGEYTLILKSIQERIRAGELKELPLVIKADCYGSVEAIQDSLSKMSVKDVKPEIIFAGVGAVTENDVELAHTAQGVVIGFNTTTDPRAKQKAKELGVTIKTTRLIYELLEDVEKMLKGLIEPVTKEVVMGKAEVRRLFRIAKIGVVAGCYVIDGIIQRNAKVRVLRDGEVIYDGKIASLKRFQEDVKEVQSGFECGIKIEGFDKIKEGDIIECYTVEQIFEF
- a CDS encoding HPr family phosphocarrier protein → MKEAKLKIRNKLGIHARPAMLFAQTANQFECDVYVTKDDVEANGKSVLGLMMLVAPQGSEITIRCEGTDEEEAIKALSKIVEEGFGEE
- the tsaE gene encoding tRNA (adenosine(37)-N6)-threonylcarbamoyltransferase complex ATPase subunit type 1 TsaE — encoded protein: MTEFNIVTNSPEETREFGVRLAKFLTPPFDVLLIGELGAGKTELVRGFLSYFGHNVVRSPSFTVVNSFKTPYYTVHHIDLFRIKDFEEIEIRGILDLLSEPDSIRFIEWPEIIRDFLTSENLITFSINIVGEKQRQIRVNCSRFNICSKLLQNEIK
- the nusA gene encoding transcription termination factor NusA, which codes for MQGKENIEQLILQIASSRKLPKEFVIDKFKEAVTEVLKKKKGPNFVFKVNYEPREGFSISIEKTVKEKVSDPSTEISLEEAKQINPDVKPGQKIEVEEDFKTIGKRYINLISETFLRKLTEETKRKEYEILSKKIGEKVEGNVLRIERDEIVVSLGNVEASLPFTELLPGDKAMNLRNVKRVKAVILEVQDWKEKKDKKRYTSPIILSRTHPNFLRKLLEDEIPDIATGLIEIKQIARIPGRRAKVSVKPKKPENIDIGSIIGIKGQIIKSISEELGGEKIDIIRYSENPYKHVANALSPAKEILCVFDEDDKYIAIVPDSELPVAKGEDAINAILASKLVGKEVLVYPLKEFDKVKPKKGVTILELVDEVPSSVISTLREAGLYYFKDLKSLPTLSELKRLGFREDQAIKLLEILETKIAEKEKDGE